The Microbacterium sp. KUDC0406 genome includes a window with the following:
- a CDS encoding helix-turn-helix domain-containing protein, giving the protein MPIAIDIDVMLARRKMSVQDFADAIGITPANVAVLKNGRAKAVRFTTLDAICRVLDCQPGDILRRVPEGEEGR; this is encoded by the coding sequence ATGCCCATCGCGATCGACATCGACGTCATGCTGGCGCGTCGCAAGATGAGCGTGCAGGACTTCGCCGACGCCATCGGCATCACTCCCGCCAACGTGGCCGTGCTGAAGAACGGGCGGGCCAAGGCGGTGCGCTTCACCACTCTCGACGCGATCTGCCGGGTGCTGGACTGCCAGCCCGGCGACATCCTGCGCCGGGTGCCCGAGGGGGAGGAAGGGCGATGA
- a CDS encoding DUF7882 family protein, which produces MGALIYDDSEHPIFIEDRALAHLKVVIATKLRRQESFTLSWRHPEGQPVGRTTIWLHPSIPLRFVFDEPDPPELNADWIERLMHSANTTGGIQLVDEIVEDAPEGEASAQATTS; this is translated from the coding sequence ATGGGCGCTCTCATCTATGACGACTCCGAACACCCGATCTTCATCGAGGACAGGGCGCTGGCGCATCTGAAGGTCGTGATCGCCACCAAGCTGCGGCGGCAGGAGAGCTTCACGCTGAGTTGGCGGCACCCCGAGGGCCAGCCCGTGGGCAGGACGACGATCTGGCTGCACCCCTCGATTCCGCTGCGCTTCGTCTTCGACGAGCCGGATCCGCCTGAGCTCAACGCCGACTGGATCGAGCGGCTGATGCACTCCGCCAACACGACCGGCGGCATCCAGCTCGTCGACGAGATCGTGGAGGACGCACCCGAGGGCGAGGCGTCGGCGCAGGCCACGACGTCGTGA
- a CDS encoding ABC transporter permease subunit, with translation MSQTTIEQEAPQAPPTKRQRQAARIAEAASGSIRWMLLKILLLAIVDAIALYAAFVLVTHQEWLVLGVVLVVAVLVNWIYFSRRRIAAKYLTPGVIFLILFQVFTLLYTGYIGFTNYGTGHNGSKDQAISSLMASAQERVEDSPTYPVTVVERLGTLGLLVTDPDDGEASVGTNDQPLQDAPDATVEGGRAVAVDGWTTLSFAQVISRSSDIEKISVPFSDDPNDGAIRTPDGQNGYLYVSTLQYDAAADTMTDTRTGTVYSDTGVGAFTAENGDQLLPGWQITVGLDNFVRAVTDSSIRGPLISVTLWTFVFALISVASTFFLGLLLALVFNNTRMRFRNGYRILLILPYAFPAFLSALVWAGMMNESFGFINQVVFGGASIPWLTDPTLAKVSVLIVNLWLGFPYMFLVCMGALQGIPDDVNEAAAMDGANPWQIFRRIKLPLLLVTVAPLLISSFAFNFNNFNLIYMLTGGGPRFTDVSIPVGHTDILISMVYKVAFTGQTRDYGLASAFTILIFIVVAVISIVSFRKTKALEELN, from the coding sequence ATGAGCCAGACCACGATTGAGCAGGAGGCGCCGCAGGCGCCGCCGACGAAGAGGCAGCGGCAGGCCGCACGGATCGCCGAAGCGGCATCCGGCAGCATCCGCTGGATGCTGCTGAAGATCCTGCTGCTGGCGATCGTCGACGCGATCGCCCTGTACGCGGCATTCGTCCTGGTCACGCACCAGGAATGGCTGGTGCTCGGCGTCGTGCTCGTCGTCGCGGTGCTCGTCAACTGGATCTACTTCAGCCGCAGGCGGATCGCGGCGAAGTACCTCACTCCGGGCGTGATCTTCCTCATCCTGTTCCAGGTGTTCACCCTGCTGTACACCGGCTACATCGGCTTCACCAACTACGGCACCGGCCACAACGGCAGCAAGGATCAGGCGATCTCGTCGCTGATGGCCTCCGCCCAGGAGCGCGTCGAGGACTCGCCCACCTATCCGGTCACCGTGGTCGAGCGGCTCGGCACGCTCGGTCTGCTCGTCACCGATCCCGACGACGGCGAGGCGAGCGTCGGTACGAACGACCAGCCGCTGCAGGATGCTCCGGACGCGACGGTCGAGGGCGGCAGGGCCGTCGCGGTCGACGGCTGGACCACCCTCTCCTTCGCTCAGGTCATCTCACGGTCCAGCGACATCGAGAAGATCTCGGTGCCGTTCAGCGACGACCCCAACGACGGCGCGATCCGCACCCCCGACGGCCAGAACGGCTACCTCTACGTCTCCACGCTGCAGTACGACGCGGCGGCGGACACCATGACCGACACCCGCACCGGCACGGTCTACAGCGACACCGGGGTGGGCGCATTCACCGCCGAGAACGGCGACCAGCTGCTGCCGGGCTGGCAGATCACCGTCGGCCTCGACAACTTCGTCCGCGCCGTCACGGACTCCTCGATCCGTGGCCCGCTGATCTCGGTGACGCTCTGGACCTTCGTGTTCGCGCTCATCTCGGTGGCATCCACGTTCTTCCTCGGCCTGCTGCTGGCGCTGGTGTTCAACAACACCCGGATGCGGTTCCGCAACGGCTACCGCATCCTGCTGATCCTGCCCTACGCGTTCCCCGCGTTCCTGTCGGCGCTGGTGTGGGCGGGCATGATGAACGAGAGCTTCGGCTTCATCAACCAGGTGGTCTTCGGAGGCGCGTCCATCCCGTGGCTCACCGATCCGACGCTCGCCAAGGTGTCGGTGCTGATCGTCAACCTGTGGCTCGGATTCCCGTACATGTTCCTGGTCTGCATGGGCGCGCTGCAGGGCATCCCCGACGACGTGAACGAGGCCGCCGCGATGGACGGCGCGAACCCGTGGCAGATATTCCGGCGCATCAAGCTGCCGCTGCTGCTGGTCACCGTGGCGCCGCTGCTGATCTCGTCGTTCGCGTTCAATTTCAACAACTTCAACCTGATCTACATGCTCACCGGCGGCGGTCCGCGTTTCACGGACGTATCGATCCCGGTCGGGCACACCGACATCCTGATCTCGATGGTCTACAAGGTGGCGTTCACCGGGCAGACCCGCGACTACGGCCTGGCCTCGGCGTTCACCATCCTGATCTTCATCGTCGTCGCGGTGATCTCGATCGTGAGCTTCCGCAAGACGAAGGCCCTCGAGGAGCTGAACTGA
- a CDS encoding sugar ABC transporter substrate-binding protein, with protein MKVNKRSIAAFGAITVLTSLALAGCAGGSSDDKSSDAGAKSGKLTVWVDAERVDALSGAAKAYEKKTGVEVDIVGKDVDTIKDDFIQQVPTGKGPDITMGAHDWLGELSTNGVVAPIELGDSSKDYLPVALQASTYDGTTYMLPYAVENIAVLRNTDIVKDPATSFDDMIAKGKAAGLAQPFVVEQGKDGNPYHLYPFQTAFGAPVFGTDDEGSYDPTDLQLGSDGGFEFANWLSAQGKAGTLNTDIDGEIAKQQFIDGKAAFWLTGPWNVGAAKDAGINLAIDQIPSPTSEVASPFAGVKGFFVSSESKNKVAANDFLVNYIGTEDVQLELFKAGNILPALTAAADTAASDPIIAGFQKVGADAVPMPAIPAMGAVWEFWGVAEAAIINGADPKATWQKLVDDVTAAIK; from the coding sequence ATGAAGGTGAACAAGAGGAGCATCGCGGCCTTCGGCGCGATCACCGTTCTGACCTCGCTGGCGCTCGCCGGCTGCGCCGGCGGATCCAGCGATGACAAGAGCTCGGACGCGGGCGCCAAGAGCGGCAAGCTCACGGTCTGGGTCGACGCCGAGCGCGTCGACGCCCTCAGCGGCGCTGCCAAGGCCTACGAGAAGAAGACCGGCGTCGAGGTCGACATCGTCGGCAAGGACGTTGACACGATCAAGGACGACTTCATCCAGCAGGTGCCGACCGGCAAGGGTCCGGACATCACCATGGGCGCGCACGACTGGCTCGGCGAGCTGTCCACGAACGGCGTCGTCGCCCCTATCGAGCTGGGCGACTCGTCGAAGGACTACCTGCCCGTCGCCCTGCAGGCCTCGACCTACGACGGCACCACCTACATGCTCCCGTACGCGGTCGAGAACATCGCCGTGCTGCGCAACACCGACATCGTCAAGGACCCGGCGACGAGCTTCGACGACATGATCGCCAAGGGCAAGGCCGCCGGTCTCGCCCAGCCGTTCGTCGTCGAGCAGGGCAAGGACGGCAACCCGTACCACCTGTACCCGTTCCAGACCGCGTTCGGCGCCCCGGTGTTCGGCACCGACGACGAGGGCTCCTACGACCCGACCGACCTGCAGCTCGGCAGCGACGGCGGCTTCGAGTTCGCGAACTGGCTGTCCGCCCAGGGCAAGGCCGGCACGCTGAACACCGACATCGACGGCGAGATCGCCAAGCAGCAGTTCATCGACGGCAAGGCCGCCTTCTGGCTGACCGGACCGTGGAACGTCGGTGCCGCGAAGGATGCCGGCATCAACCTGGCCATCGACCAGATCCCCAGCCCGACCTCAGAGGTCGCCTCGCCGTTCGCCGGCGTGAAGGGCTTCTTCGTCAGCTCCGAGTCGAAGAACAAGGTCGCCGCGAACGACTTCCTGGTGAACTACATCGGCACCGAGGACGTCCAGCTCGAGCTGTTCAAGGCCGGCAACATCCTGCCCGCCCTCACCGCGGCCGCCGACACCGCGGCATCCGACCCGATCATCGCGGGCTTCCAGAAGGTCGGCGCCGACGCGGTGCCGATGCCCGCCATCCCCGCCATGGGCGCCGTGTGGGAGTTCTGGGGCGTCGCCGAGGCTGCCATCATCAACGGCGCCGACCCGAAGGCGACGTGGCAGAAGCTCGTCGACGACGTGACGGCCGCGATCAAGTAA
- a CDS encoding YajQ family cyclic di-GMP-binding protein, translated as MADSSFDIVSKVDHQEAENAVNQARKEIDQRYDFKGTDASVAWSGEQILIKANSEERAKAVLDVLQSKLIKRGISLKSLDSGEPFASGKEYRIVSSLKDGISSENAKKIGKIIRDEGPKGVKSQIQGDELRVQSKSRDDLQAVISLLKGSDLDIDLQFVNYR; from the coding sequence ATGGCTGACTCCTCATTCGACATCGTCTCCAAGGTGGATCACCAGGAGGCGGAGAACGCTGTGAACCAGGCCCGCAAGGAGATCGATCAGCGCTACGACTTCAAGGGCACCGACGCCTCTGTCGCGTGGAGCGGCGAGCAGATCCTCATCAAGGCGAACTCCGAGGAGCGCGCCAAGGCCGTCCTCGACGTGCTGCAGTCGAAGCTCATCAAGCGCGGCATCTCGCTGAAGAGCCTCGACTCCGGAGAGCCGTTCGCGAGCGGCAAGGAATACCGCATCGTCTCATCGCTCAAGGACGGCATCTCGAGCGAGAACGCGAAGAAGATCGGCAAGATCATCCGCGACGAGGGCCCCAAGGGCGTGAAGAGCCAGATCCAGGGCGACGAACTGCGCGTGCAGTCCAAGAGCCGCGACGACCTGCAGGCGGTCATCTCCCTGCTCAAGGGCAGCGACCTCGACATCGACCTGCAGTTCGTCAACTACCGGTGA
- a CDS encoding sugar ABC transporter permease, protein MSTAVSARPARRSVGTWFADTGWRHVVAIVVSAFAIFPLLYVVSASLNPKGTLTGSNQLFSAVGFDSYVRILTDPKNPYPLWFWNTLVIATVTGFVTVFLGALAAYAFSRMRFSGRRVGLVTIVVVQMFPQLLAVVAIFLLMSTIGDWFPSIGLNTHTGLILVYLGGALGVNTYLMYGFFNTLPMELDEAARIDGAGHARIFFTMILPLVAPILAVVALLSFIGTVNEYVIASVMLIDPDKQTLVVGLTKLVSNPRYADWSAFSAGAVMAAIPVMVLFLFLQKYIVGGLTAGATKG, encoded by the coding sequence ATGAGCACCGCAGTCTCCGCCCGTCCCGCCCGTCGCTCGGTCGGCACCTGGTTCGCCGACACCGGATGGCGGCACGTCGTCGCCATCGTGGTGAGCGCCTTCGCGATCTTCCCGCTGCTGTACGTGGTCTCGGCCTCGCTGAACCCGAAGGGCACGCTGACCGGCTCGAACCAGCTGTTCTCGGCCGTCGGCTTCGACAGTTACGTGCGGATCCTCACCGACCCGAAGAACCCGTACCCGCTGTGGTTCTGGAACACACTGGTGATCGCGACGGTCACCGGCTTCGTGACGGTCTTCCTCGGTGCGCTCGCGGCATATGCCTTCTCGCGCATGCGCTTCAGCGGCCGCCGCGTGGGGCTCGTGACCATCGTCGTGGTGCAGATGTTCCCGCAGCTGCTCGCCGTGGTCGCGATCTTCCTGCTGATGTCGACGATCGGGGACTGGTTCCCGTCGATCGGCCTGAACACGCACACCGGCCTGATCCTCGTGTACCTCGGTGGAGCGCTCGGCGTGAACACCTACCTGATGTACGGGTTCTTCAACACGCTGCCGATGGAGCTCGACGAAGCCGCCCGCATCGACGGCGCGGGCCACGCCCGCATCTTCTTCACCATGATCCTGCCGCTGGTGGCGCCGATCCTCGCGGTGGTCGCACTGCTGTCGTTCATCGGCACGGTGAACGAGTACGTGATCGCGAGCGTCATGCTGATCGACCCCGACAAGCAGACCCTGGTGGTGGGCCTGACCAAGCTGGTGTCGAACCCGCGCTACGCGGACTGGTCGGCGTTCTCCGCCGGCGCGGTGATGGCCGCCATCCCGGTGATGGTGCTGTTCCTGTTCCTGCAGAAGTACATCGTCGGCGGCCTGACCGCCGGTGCCACGAAGGGCTGA
- a CDS encoding HAAS signaling domain-containing protein — translation MTVDPADYLAGLDAALRDVPHGIASDIRAGIAEELAGLAPGAAAARIAQLGDPAEIAREAMDAGGAQRSVVAAPAAKPPVTATKGFAIIAALALSFGGFVIPVVGWFVGAALVGMSGLWRTWEKVVAIVTPLVSFGFILLLSIPVYTVESSVTESSPDVANPLMPTTYDVVWTAVIVLAWALIPASGLWLLWRLRGRTAPAAS, via the coding sequence ATGACCGTCGACCCCGCCGACTATCTCGCCGGGCTCGATGCCGCGCTGCGCGATGTGCCGCACGGGATCGCCTCGGACATCCGTGCCGGCATCGCCGAGGAGCTCGCCGGGCTCGCTCCGGGTGCCGCCGCCGCGCGCATCGCGCAGCTCGGTGACCCCGCCGAGATCGCACGGGAGGCGATGGATGCCGGCGGCGCGCAGCGCTCGGTCGTGGCGGCGCCCGCCGCCAAGCCTCCGGTCACCGCGACGAAGGGCTTCGCGATCATCGCAGCGCTGGCACTGTCCTTCGGCGGCTTCGTGATCCCGGTCGTGGGCTGGTTCGTCGGCGCAGCCCTGGTCGGGATGAGCGGATTGTGGCGTACCTGGGAGAAGGTCGTCGCGATCGTCACTCCGCTGGTGTCATTCGGCTTCATCCTGCTCCTCTCGATTCCCGTGTACACGGTGGAATCGTCGGTTACCGAGTCTTCGCCCGATGTCGCGAATCCGCTCATGCCGACGACTTACGACGTGGTCTGGACAGCGGTCATCGTTCTCGCCTGGGCGCTGATCCCGGCATCCGGACTCTGGCTGCTCTGGCGCCTGCGCGGCCGCACGGCGCCGGCGGCGTCCTGA
- a CDS encoding ABC transporter: MSDPEVPQPEKPGDVDDVVDSAKAGLADAEAAAAGVEEPQQADPLDAAAAASEDAATADENAADVAAIDPDAAAFAEAERSFPGTFAAPAADETPTTVVDAGSDDVATAAYGASAAAAAATASETRVVPAEPVVDALPPQPQPIFVQAPEPPRPLGNRGTAGAIGLLATLCFAILLLGVTLAIGAAGGEVSGENIGDKALAPLTTWAFWTPVVVFFIAFWLLGAIIDRGRWGHWVIWGLLVGVAAWAGHLLGQLFQAPFWLISAQDGVDLVQEQLFAPLAIAAFIIGRELTIWFGAWVARAGARKTQLNIEAQREYERTLEAGPSLSR, translated from the coding sequence ATGAGCGACCCCGAGGTCCCCCAGCCCGAGAAGCCCGGCGACGTCGACGACGTCGTGGACAGCGCCAAGGCCGGACTCGCCGACGCCGAGGCTGCCGCTGCCGGCGTCGAAGAGCCGCAGCAGGCAGATCCGCTGGATGCCGCCGCCGCGGCCTCGGAGGATGCCGCCACCGCCGATGAGAACGCTGCGGATGTCGCGGCCATCGACCCCGACGCCGCGGCCTTCGCCGAGGCGGAGAGGTCGTTCCCCGGAACCTTCGCCGCGCCGGCCGCCGATGAGACCCCGACCACGGTCGTGGACGCCGGTTCCGATGACGTCGCCACTGCGGCCTACGGCGCCTCCGCGGCCGCAGCCGCGGCCACTGCCTCCGAGACCCGGGTCGTCCCGGCCGAGCCGGTGGTCGATGCGCTGCCGCCCCAGCCGCAGCCCATCTTCGTGCAGGCGCCCGAGCCGCCGCGTCCGCTGGGCAACCGCGGCACAGCCGGCGCGATCGGGCTGCTCGCCACTCTCTGCTTCGCGATCCTGCTGCTCGGCGTCACTCTTGCGATCGGCGCCGCCGGTGGTGAGGTGTCCGGCGAGAACATCGGCGACAAGGCACTCGCGCCGCTGACCACCTGGGCGTTCTGGACGCCCGTGGTCGTCTTCTTCATCGCCTTCTGGCTGCTCGGCGCGATCATCGACCGCGGACGCTGGGGTCACTGGGTGATCTGGGGTCTGCTGGTCGGCGTCGCCGCCTGGGCCGGGCACCTGCTCGGCCAGCTGTTCCAGGCTCCGTTCTGGCTGATCTCCGCGCAGGACGGGGTCGACCTCGTGCAGGAGCAGCTGTTCGCACCGCTCGCGATCGCGGCGTTCATCATCGGCCGTGAGCTCACCATCTGGTTCGGTGCCTGGGTGGCGCGTGCCGGTGCCCGCAAGACCCAGCTGAACATCGAGGCGCAGCGCGAGTACGAGCGCACCCTCGAGGCCGGCCCGAGCCTGTCGAGGTAA
- a CDS encoding spermidine/putrescine ABC transporter substrate-binding protein, producing the protein MERSLETQVDQAVEAWLRWVPRWEPATHRGRVAPCRRCLGSPVLSAAGIGGNVPHGVQHGLSTRIKTIVDRAVADYTARNLPMLQRELDQQAARNRSRSYRPGEDLDPEYDGLPLDPEPLPGAPFLFTVAGMADEAAAELPPLPPLTDEAKAALRQEVTLADEYANMVGREICGILLRHRLEVQAAISQYVEPQIEAMLAELSEALDSPFDPDTL; encoded by the coding sequence GTGGAGCGCTCGCTGGAGACGCAGGTGGACCAGGCCGTAGAGGCCTGGTTGCGCTGGGTGCCGCGCTGGGAGCCGGCCACGCACCGCGGTCGCGTAGCGCCGTGCCGCCGCTGCCTCGGCTCGCCCGTGCTCTCCGCTGCCGGTATCGGAGGCAACGTGCCGCACGGTGTGCAGCACGGTCTGTCCACCCGCATCAAGACGATCGTCGACCGTGCGGTCGCCGACTACACCGCACGCAACCTGCCGATGCTGCAGCGCGAGCTCGACCAGCAGGCGGCCCGCAACAGATCGCGCAGCTACCGGCCGGGGGAGGACCTCGATCCCGAGTACGACGGGCTGCCGCTCGACCCCGAGCCCCTCCCTGGAGCGCCGTTCCTGTTCACCGTCGCGGGGATGGCGGACGAGGCCGCCGCCGAGCTGCCCCCGCTGCCGCCGCTGACCGACGAGGCGAAGGCGGCCCTGCGACAGGAGGTGACGCTCGCCGACGAGTACGCGAACATGGTCGGTCGCGAGATCTGCGGCATCCTGCTCCGGCATCGGCTGGAGGTGCAGGCGGCCATCTCGCAGTACGTGGAGCCGCAGATCGAGGCGATGCTCGCCGAGCTCAGCGAGGCGCTGGACTCGCCGTTCGACCCCGACACGCTGTGA
- a CDS encoding DUF2975 domain-containing protein, with protein sequence MQPRVTLALKAMIVVMLALLLLSQVVMIPAVAANTAARNPDLAHLELPGVVGAIVFLALVQVVLICVFQLLTLVRADRIFSSDAFRYVDVIIGTMLTAALLIAASFFVVSIAGALNPSIAILAILGVTVGVSLALLVGVMRGLLRKALQLEQDLSEVV encoded by the coding sequence ATGCAGCCCCGCGTCACCCTCGCCCTGAAGGCGATGATCGTCGTCATGCTCGCACTGCTGCTGCTCAGCCAGGTGGTGATGATCCCGGCGGTGGCGGCGAACACCGCGGCGCGGAACCCCGACCTCGCGCACCTCGAGCTGCCCGGCGTCGTCGGCGCGATCGTCTTCCTCGCGCTCGTGCAGGTCGTGCTCATCTGCGTGTTCCAGCTGCTCACGCTGGTGCGCGCGGACCGCATCTTCAGCTCGGACGCGTTCCGCTACGTCGACGTCATCATCGGAACCATGCTCACCGCGGCCCTGCTCATCGCCGCGTCCTTCTTCGTGGTCAGCATCGCCGGTGCGCTCAATCCGAGCATCGCGATCCTGGCGATCCTCGGGGTCACCGTCGGTGTCTCGCTCGCGCTGCTCGTGGGCGTCATGCGCGGGCTGCTGCGCAAGGCCCTGCAGCTCGAGCAGGATCTGTCCGAGGTGGTCTGA
- a CDS encoding PadR family transcriptional regulator, giving the protein MTVDIGAQMRKGVVEYCVLGLLAREPMYGWQLSEALTESGLIASIGTLYPLLARLRDNGWVSTFEMPGESGPVRKYYRLTDAGVAQLAQFRTHWMPFARTVTGLIGEDRP; this is encoded by the coding sequence ATGACAGTCGACATCGGTGCGCAGATGCGCAAGGGCGTCGTCGAGTACTGCGTGCTCGGCCTGCTCGCGCGCGAGCCGATGTACGGCTGGCAGCTGTCCGAGGCGCTGACCGAGTCCGGGCTCATCGCGAGCATCGGCACCCTGTATCCGCTGCTCGCGCGCCTGCGCGACAACGGCTGGGTGTCGACGTTCGAGATGCCCGGCGAGTCCGGACCGGTGCGCAAGTACTACCGGTTGACGGATGCCGGGGTCGCGCAGCTCGCACAGTTCCGCACGCACTGGATGCCTTTCGCCCGCACTGTGACGGGTCTCATCGGGGAGGACCGACCATGA